One genomic region from Arthrobacter sp. YN encodes:
- a CDS encoding PucR family transcriptional regulator, translating into MDVAQQPGIQQSAVRLSDCIQLMQADLVHANPTPENLGHPVSDVLMYDPLDHWSSVDDRIILAVGCTYGSPDFDQLLHRAANSNAAAVIVKAHGAKMEQLRSAAVGYSLSVLVAPDDADWTRLVALARASVMGAAADSVAGVRLGDLYAFANAAASITNGAASIVDPLGRILGYSTLPGQPIDELRRITTLTLEETTPPAFDQDFKIVYAAPGAVLVPAPDDGMARLALAVRAGGELLGSIWIIDPGEENRAAALNALDRMAPLAGLHMLHARSASDFGERRNADLIRTLMDDTPHASFAAAQLGLDTANGLAVAAFSIVRPETGSLESVRDIHRLLHLVTTVCNVQFGTGHSALLGSVVYALLPCKGTSPRALHGRIIQEIEAYSHTISSFPVIATVGGIAEGIEGLPRSRSEAVQTLNHLLNLQVRAGKTAGTGKTPGVALYEDFQIPLNLLKIGAFIEENGLGGTDEIARIQARDAEQQTDYLDTLRAYLASNGNISAMAAQLHVHNNTVRYRVTRLAEDFNLDLADPQKRLWLWLRLTTMDLAST; encoded by the coding sequence ATGGACGTAGCCCAGCAGCCAGGGATCCAGCAATCAGCCGTGCGGTTGTCCGACTGCATCCAGTTGATGCAAGCGGACCTGGTGCACGCCAACCCCACGCCGGAGAACCTGGGACACCCTGTCTCGGACGTGTTGATGTACGATCCCCTGGACCACTGGTCCAGCGTGGATGACCGCATCATCCTGGCCGTCGGATGCACCTACGGCTCACCGGATTTTGATCAACTCCTCCACAGGGCAGCAAACAGCAACGCCGCCGCGGTGATCGTGAAAGCGCATGGCGCCAAGATGGAGCAGCTGCGTTCGGCAGCGGTGGGATACAGCTTGTCCGTGCTGGTGGCGCCGGACGACGCCGACTGGACACGGCTGGTGGCACTGGCCAGGGCCTCAGTCATGGGCGCAGCGGCCGACTCGGTGGCCGGGGTCCGCTTGGGAGACCTTTACGCTTTCGCCAACGCCGCGGCCTCCATCACCAACGGCGCCGCGAGTATCGTGGATCCGCTGGGACGGATTCTTGGTTATTCCACCTTGCCCGGCCAGCCCATCGATGAGCTCCGGCGCATCACCACGCTCACCCTGGAGGAAACCACGCCGCCGGCTTTCGACCAGGATTTCAAGATCGTCTACGCCGCCCCGGGAGCGGTGCTGGTGCCAGCGCCCGACGACGGCATGGCCCGCCTTGCGTTGGCCGTCCGGGCCGGGGGTGAGCTGCTCGGTTCCATCTGGATCATCGATCCCGGCGAGGAAAACCGGGCTGCGGCACTGAATGCACTGGACCGGATGGCACCGTTGGCCGGTTTGCACATGCTGCATGCCCGCTCTGCCTCGGACTTCGGGGAGCGTCGCAATGCGGACCTCATCCGGACGCTGATGGACGACACCCCGCATGCATCGTTCGCTGCCGCCCAACTGGGGCTGGACACCGCCAACGGCTTGGCCGTGGCCGCTTTCTCGATCGTCCGCCCGGAGACCGGAAGCCTGGAATCAGTGCGGGACATCCATCGGCTGCTGCACTTGGTGACCACGGTCTGCAACGTGCAGTTCGGCACCGGCCACAGCGCATTGCTCGGCTCAGTGGTCTACGCGCTCCTGCCCTGCAAGGGGACCTCGCCGCGGGCCTTGCATGGGCGGATCATCCAGGAAATTGAGGCGTATTCACACACCATCAGCTCGTTCCCGGTCATCGCCACCGTGGGGGGCATTGCCGAAGGCATTGAGGGCCTTCCCCGATCCCGGTCCGAGGCCGTCCAGACGCTGAACCACCTGCTGAACCTGCAGGTGCGCGCCGGAAAGACAGCCGGCACCGGAAAGACACCGGGAGTCGCCCTCTATGAGGACTTCCAGATTCCGTTGAACCTGCTGAAGATCGGGGCATTCATTGAGGAGAACGGACTGGGTGGCACGGACGAAATCGCCAGAATCCAGGCCCGGGACGCCGAGCAGCAAACGGATTATCTGGACACCCTCCGCGCCTATCTTGCGAGCAACGGAAATATTTCGGCCATGGCCGCCCAGCTCCATGTCCACAACAACACGGTCCGCTACCGCGTGACCCGCCTGGCCGAGGACTTCAACCTGGACCTGGCGGATCCGCAGAAACGGCTGTGGTTGTGGCTGCGCCTGACCACCATGGACCTTGCCTCCACGTAA